From Pongo pygmaeus isolate AG05252 chromosome 2, NHGRI_mPonPyg2-v2.0_pri, whole genome shotgun sequence, a single genomic window includes:
- the LOC129032926 gene encoding uncharacterized protein LOC129032926 has protein sequence MTTPILANQRAKLTRIEYTEEGPAMKALSSLGQWTFNCTCFKDTECICPCGYPRSASSGIRKRPGSGITEATSSRRQRPTRRLQGQSPGQEKRVPKATEGIANPSWGWGGAESPLRASLTSLEPRGLRAASRGTRCPQGGGWGRAPARRTAPSPDSAPPLPQSKRWRTRKLPRTGTDFRANRAAALAFSGGSDAIGSCSRRAEMSKVEGCAWPLLRKLEDGVPCQITRP, from the exons ATGACAACACCAATCCTTGCAAATCAGAGAGCAAAATTAACCCGAATTGAATACACTGAGGAAGGCCCTGCTATGAAGGCTCTAAGCTCTCTAGGCCAATGGACATTCAATTGCACTTGTTTTAAGGATACAGAGTGCATCTGTCCCTGCGGATACCCACGGTCTGCGAG CTCTGGGATCCGGAAAAGGCCTGGCTCTGGGATCACGGAAGCCACGTCCTCTCGGCGTCAAAGGCCCACCCGCCGGCTCCAGGGCCAGTCACCAGGACAGGAAAAGAGGGTCCCGAAGGCCACAGAAGGCATCGCGAACcccagctggggctggggaggagctgAGTCCCCACTCCGCGCCTCACTTACCTCGTTGGAGCCTCGGGGTCTCCGGGCGGCGAGTCGGGGGACGCGCTGCCCACAGGGCGGTGGCTGGGGTCGGGCGCCAGCCCGGCGCACAGCCCCCTCCCCCGACTCGGCGCCGCCCCTACCCCAAAGCAAACGCTGGAGAACCCGGAAATTGCCCAGAACGGGAACCGACTTTCGCGCCAACCGCGCGGCCGCGCTTGCCTTTTCCGGTGGAAGTGACGCCATTGGCAGCTGCAGCAGGAGAGCGGAAATGTCAAAAGTAGAG